The Micromonospora sediminicola genome contains a region encoding:
- a CDS encoding AraC-like ligand-binding domain-containing protein: MRYDEPRGSLMDTALTRQVFDTEQVPAADRFGLWLEMLARTPTLMRVRTAHADDFTARAEFLELGPMQLIRHRYPSLHGVRTRKLIQRSEGDCYLLALTLRGTGVANQDGQRGICPRGDFTFYDCARPQELIHHADEDERAASIVALIPYDALPLPHRRLAPLFAGRMSGAEGIGALLADYLIRITGHPEQYHAADAERLGGVALDLVATLLGRNLVSEDAVPTEIRRRALLNQVRAYVRQHLGDATLDPRRIAEAHHLSVRSLHRLFEAEETTVAAFVRDERLARCRRDLADPGLGDRPIQVIAGRWGFRDKAHFSRAFRAAQAETPQAYRARHLERARIVNTTASEVNPARAD; this comes from the coding sequence ATGAGATACGACGAACCCCGGGGGTCGCTCATGGACACGGCGTTGACACGGCAGGTCTTCGACACCGAGCAGGTGCCGGCCGCCGACCGGTTCGGGCTGTGGCTGGAGATGCTCGCCCGGACACCGACGCTGATGCGGGTCCGTACCGCGCACGCGGACGACTTCACGGCGCGGGCGGAGTTCCTCGAACTGGGCCCGATGCAGCTCATCCGGCACCGCTACCCCTCGCTGCACGGCGTGCGGACCCGCAAGCTGATCCAGCGCTCCGAAGGGGACTGCTACCTGCTCGCGTTGACGCTGCGCGGCACCGGCGTCGCGAACCAGGACGGGCAGCGCGGCATCTGTCCACGGGGCGACTTCACCTTCTACGACTGCGCCCGACCGCAGGAGCTGATCCACCACGCCGACGAGGACGAGCGGGCCGCGTCGATCGTCGCGCTCATCCCGTACGACGCGCTGCCGCTGCCGCACCGCCGGCTCGCGCCCCTGTTCGCCGGTCGGATGTCCGGCGCCGAAGGGATCGGCGCGCTGCTGGCCGACTACCTCATCCGCATCACCGGCCACCCCGAGCAGTACCACGCCGCCGACGCCGAACGCCTGGGCGGCGTCGCCCTCGACCTGGTCGCCACGCTGCTCGGCCGGAACCTCGTCTCCGAGGACGCCGTGCCCACCGAGATCCGCCGCCGCGCCCTGCTCAACCAGGTGCGCGCGTACGTGCGGCAGCACCTCGGCGACGCCACGCTGGACCCCCGGCGCATCGCCGAGGCGCACCACCTCTCGGTGCGCTCCCTGCACCGGCTCTTCGAGGCCGAGGAGACCACGGTCGCGGCGTTCGTCCGGGACGAGCGGCTGGCCCGGTGCCGCCGCGACCTCGCCGACCCGGGCCTGGGGGACCGGCCGATCCAGGTCATCGCCGGCCGGTGGGGGTTCCGGGACAAGGCCCACTTCAGCCGCGCCTTCCGGGCCGCGCAGGCGGAGACACCGCAGGCGTACCGGGCCCGCCACCTGGAACGGGCACGGATCGTCAACACCACGGCGTCCGAAGTCAACCCGGCCCGGGCAGACTGA